The window CGAAACATCTGCCGGAATGTTGTAGACAAGCCAGTAGGACTTTTCTTGGTCGGGAGCCGTGTGCCAAACGCTGACCGCGAGAGACTTCGTTCCCTGGGGAGTACCTTTCCACATGACCGCTGGTGACTGGGCGGCACCGTCGCAAGTGCAATCGACTGAGAGAAAGTGTTGTTCATCGACTGAGGCACTGCTGACTTCAAAACCGGGTACAGTCGTTCGCGACATGTTCGACTGATCGACCGGCGGGTCGACTCTTCCCATTTCACCTACGCCTGGGCCACGGCGTGGCGGAGGACCGCCTTGTCCATCGCGCGGTGGTGGAGGTGGGCCGCCCTGTCCATCGCGCGGCGGTGGAGGTTGGCGTGGGTCACCATCGCGCGGGCCACCGTCTCGCGGCGGTGCCGAGCCGGGATGTCGCGGCGAATTCGCAGAGTACTTCTCGGTCGTTTCGCGGCCTTCGGTGTCAACAAACGTGAACTCGGCTGAACCATCCTTGGCCAGCGTGTAGGAAACGGTTCCCTCTTTCCCACGCACGTCGTAAACCAAGCGATAGGTGTCGGGCTTCGGCTGCGTGAAGTCCGTGATTTTCGCGTCGCGGAGCGGTTGCAAGTCCGGTCGAATCGGTTCGGCTCGCGGTTGTGGATCGACTTGGCCGCCGCGATTGGTCACTTCACCATAGAATCCGCCGTTGAGATAGGGGTAAGTCTTGGTGGCGTGATAGTGATACTTGCCAGCGGCGTCTTTGTGACCGCCCAGTGAATCGAGCAACGCGAAATCGCTCGCCTGTTCGTCCTGGTATCCGAAGATCGGGTAGCCGTCCAAGGCGTAAGCAATCGGCTGGTCTTTCCCGACCGTCTTTTCAAGATGAGTAGGAGCGATGTGGTAGTGGTAGTCGTCGGCACGCCCACAATGACCACCGAACTCGTCCAACTCGCCGAACAACAAAGCATCATCGCCGCGATTGTTCAGCGGATTGAAAATCGGAACGCCGTTCACGGCCAGCGCGATCGCACCGCGTAGAAAGTCATTCTTCGTTGTCATTGGCTGCTTCGCTGGAACTGGGTGCAAAGGAATTCGCCAAGCATTATCACCAAAGTACTTTTGTGGAATCGGAACCTGTTGTTGCCACGAACGAATTCCGATCATCATCGGGTGATCTGGCATTCCGTTGGAACCAACATACAAGTAGTCGTCGTCCCAGCGCAGCTTTAAGGTGCTGGCAAACGGCTCAAAATGCTCGCGGATCAATGGCGCGGGTGTCGCCATATTTCCTGCTGGCGTACCGCCATTATCCGGAGCATTCTGAATGACCAACCGCATCTGCTGCTGTTGGTTCAGTCGCTTGATCGTTTCAAGTCGTTGCGAGATCCATTTGCGATCGGACGCAATCAAGCATTCGACTTTCAAAGTGACCAGCCGATCGTCGTCACAGCGAATTTGAACGACGTCTCCGGTCGCGGCGACAAAGCTGCCATGCAAGTGCGCGCCTTCATCACCGAGGGTCCAAGTTCTTGATGCATTACTCT of the Rhodopirellula baltica SH 1 genome contains:
- a CDS encoding YHYH protein encodes the protein MIIPRQILRSAFTMLAILVSSGMVLAHEGHHHGDSQKSNASRTWTLGDEGAHLHGSFVAATGDVVQIRCDDDRLVTLKVECLIASDRKWISQRLETIKRLNQQQQMRLVIQNAPDNGGTPAGNMATPAPLIREHFEPFASTLKLRWDDDYLYVGSNGMPDHPMMIGIRSWQQQVPIPQKYFGDNAWRIPLHPVPAKQPMTTKNDFLRGAIALAVNGVPIFNPLNNRGDDALLFGELDEFGGHCGRADDYHYHIAPTHLEKTVGKDQPIAYALDGYPIFGYQDEQASDFALLDSLGGHKDAAGKYHYHATKTYPYLNGGFYGEVTNRGGQVDPQPRAEPIRPDLQPLRDAKITDFTQPKPDTYRLVYDVRGKEGTVSYTLAKDGSAEFTFVDTEGRETTEKYSANSPRHPGSAPPRDGGPRDGDPRQPPPPRDGQGGPPPPPRDGQGGPPPRRGPGVGEMGRVDPPVDQSNMSRTTVPGFEVSSASVDEQHFLSVDCTCDGAAQSPAVMWKGTPQGTKSLAVSVWHTAPDQEKSYWLVYNIPADVSSLKQDSQGVGIVGANDRGATNFDPMCSKGPGLKKYHITVYALSSKLDVSPREATRANLQNAMKNKLLGESTLDVLYER